The DNA sequence GTATGAAAGAGTTTTACTTACCAGTCACGATGATTGTAAACATTTGAAGCCGAGTTACTTTCATATTCAAGATCTTCATACATCTCAACTTTGTTTGTATCTTTCAACCATCCACGTTCAGCAGAAATTAGAATTCTTGTCTTGATTCGTTCAGAGGGTTCTATTTGAAAAACTGGATAATCAGCTAGGGGCTTTCCCTCAACATTATTAAGGATCTTGCTATTAATTTGTGAAACACCTACATTAACAACCATAATCAGTACAATCACAATCAGTATCTCTTTCATCGCTTACCTCATATTTCAGGATGCTTTTTGTCTGAAATGAATCACAAACTCAATTGGAGGCCAACTGGAGAACATTCTTTACCAACTAGCAATCATTCGTAAAATGAATGACTGTTCTTGACCTCCAGAGAATGCTCCGAAGCCTAATCCAGATTGGATTTGCAGTCCTTCCATTATTTCGTAGTGAATCTGGGGTACCACAATGAAACTAGACTCACCGTTGAGTTTTGAAGCATAGTTCGTTTCTACTCCCAGCTCCGTACTTTTGGCGACATTTGCAAAAATAGAAACATTCAGAATTCGTTCAAATGTTTGTGCGTTTTGTGATCCCTCCAGATCCATCCTGCCACCGAGCATAAATAGAGCGCTCCAGGTGTCATTGAAACGAATGCCTCCGAGATACAAGAGAGTCGTATTCCAATTGGCCCACTCCACCGTTGGCTCAACCAGCATTTGAAAACCGTGTATATAGTGATTGTTGAAGGCCGTTCCAATTGTCCATTGAAGTCCTAGTTTGTACTCTTCGAGAGTTGAGTTTTCAAATGGGAATTCAAACTCGATCGCGAAGTTATCAGCGATTGCGTACTCTAGCTCCGGCGCCCACTCAATTCCTTTTCGATCGGGCGTTGTCGGACCAAATCCAAATGGATCACTGTCCTCTGGATTAGTATTCGATTTTGACCATGGAAAGAGTGACAGTGTGTTTATCTCTATTTCACCTTTTCTGGCCCCAAGCGGCCTCACTAAATCAAACAGAAGGGGTTCTGGGATTTCAATACGGGAGTCATCGTTGTACTCAGGATATTCGTTTTCCACAGATTCCCATAAAGCAAGAGATGGAGGATCTTTTAAAACAGGTGTAGCATCCATTGGGTAGTCCGAGTTAATCAAGTTGGTATCAAGATGCTTTATATCTGCCCCCATGGCTGAGCTGGCAGTAATGGTTCCGAAAAGACAGCTGCCACAAGTTGTTAGCCACGTAAGACTGAAAAAAAGATTCCTCAACTGTATTCTCCTTTACTTGTTTGGGAATCAACGCAAGAAATAAGTGATAGCTACAGTGCTTCAAACCCAGGCGGATAAAGTGAGTAGCAATTCCTTAAATAAATTTAATCAATGTTTCTGATTTCAAAAACGATGACAACTCTCTCAAAATTTATGAGGTCCTTAGGTGCCTATTATCAAATTGATTTGTCAAAACAGAGAGGGTCCTTAGTTCTCAAATCGCTTCATGAATCTTCTTGTTTTGCTCCTAGTGATTGATTCAAATTATTGAGTAATCTTCGAAATCTGCTTTTCTAATTTTATGAGTACTGATCGACTTTCATCCTGTCGCAAAAAGATGAGACTGATAACTTCCCCTGGTTTCGTGGTGAGTAATTCATATAGATCAAACAGATCATAATCACTACACGAACCATATAGATCAAACAGATCATAATCACTACACGAACGGCCATTGATTTTTACCAAAATATCTCCCGGCTTGACCCCGGAACTTCCGGCAGGGCTTTTAGGTTTTACTGCATAAACTACTTTTGCTCCTTTAATCTGAATTAGTGACATCCCACTAGTGGCAGTGGAGTCCGGCAGTGAATATTTTGTACTTTTTTGGAGGTAAACATCTCCCTTAGGGAAGTCAATCAGAACTTTATAGCGTGATAGGTACCTGAGCCCAAACCTGCTATCACTACCTCGATCTAGATGCACGCTCTGATGCACGAACGGACCGACGGAAAGTTGTTTAACATAGCCAGAATTTGATTGAATTTCGCCGCCTAATGTAAAACTACGCTTAGATGCCGAGAAAGTAAGATTCCCTTCTTTGTCAAGAGAATCAAAAATCTTTTTATTTAAGCAAGATGCATTAGCACCAGTGTCGATGATAAAACTCGAGCTTTTATTTCCAGGTAAATCAGCGAAAACTCGTGGGACCCCATCCTGTATCGAAACTGGAAATTTTTCGCTTGTGTTTAACCATTGTCGAGGAAAAGTACTCCAGATTCGAAATCTACCTCTATCAAAATCAATTTCGATAATATGTTTTCGCAGAAAATCGGTTCCCAGAATTCCAAATATTTCCTCACCTGTTGCGTATCTAAGTGGTCTCAAATCACTCAGGATAATAGTTCCTACAAAGTTGAGATTTATATTACCAATCTTAGCATTGGGGCACTTGAATAGATCCGCTGATACACGTCCTCCTGGGGTTCGAATTAGATTCTGCTCTAATGGTTGCCCAAGTTCAGCTTTCAATGATTTGTCGAATACTGATTTGCTCGAACCTGTGTCGACTAGAAATGAAATTGTCCGTCCGTTTAAAGTGACAGGAATGAGTAATGGTCGACCAAATTTTCCCACAGGATATTCCAGTGCAGCTCGATTGGGAGCTAGATTCAGTTCTTCGTCCCCCATGAGTTCATTCAAGGGGAAAATTCCCAAGAATATGATATTCCAAATGCTGAGAATAAACCTGATTCTCGCTTTATAAATTCGTTTCATGTTCTTCTCGAGGATAGGATTCTTATAAATTGTGAGTGGTATGTACTGAGCCCAGCAATTTTATGAAAAGAAAGCAAAATCAATTAGAAATCGTCTGATTTGTACTTTATTCAGGGTTTTTTATAATCTTAAAATTTCATGTAGGTTTTTGCGGGAAGAAACAACTTCTGTGTATGTCTCAATTCTGAATAAATAGAAAAGAACTATTTTGCATATAGATAAAGTCCTTCAAAATGAACTGAATCCAGCTTACCTATATGTAGCAAACACAGGGTGGAACACCTTGAGAAAGAATTGAAGCAGCATTGCGAAGAAAACTTGATTCGTTTCGCGTTCCTTTCAGATATAGGCTGAATATTTAGGATGTGTCTCGAATTGCATATAACTGTGCCTGGCTAAAAAACGCAAACGACATGGATGTTAGGGGAGGGGTACACTACCTTGTTTTTAAATAGTGATGAATCGGTCTGTCATACACAGGAATGCCACAAGGTAAGGATGTACTATGGATTCACAGCAGCCTTGACCAAATATAGCATGATGATGCAATGCAGGCTCCAGTCAAGACCATCAACAGGGCGTTAATGGATCGGTTTGACTTAGAATCTATGTTAATTAATTGAAGTTGATCTGAGTGATCACTTTGCTTCCTATCCTTTAACGAAAGCAATTTAATTCTCTCAATGCCATTCACTTGCCTTAACTTTGACAAAGCAACCTGTTGATTATCTATTTTGCTTTCTGGCCTTGGGGCAATCATTTTACTGACTCCAAACTCAATTCTATTGACTGTATTTTTAACTGGGATGCTTATGAGTTCTGGAAGGCAAAACATATGCCGAATTTAGTAGCTCAATAAATATATTAATATCAAAAGGGTTAAAGTGTTTTTTTGAAGAGGTTTAATCTGTTTTGCCCTACTTGTAATTATTTTAATCGGGGTTCTACAGAAAGACTGTACCCATCGTATTGGCTGCCAGGTAT is a window from the Gimesia benthica genome containing:
- a CDS encoding aspartyl protease family protein, with amino-acid sequence MKRIYKARIRFILSIWNIIFLGIFPLNELMGDEELNLAPNRAALEYPVGKFGRPLLIPVTLNGRTISFLVDTGSSKSVFDKSLKAELGQPLEQNLIRTPGGRVSADLFKCPNAKIGNINLNFVGTIILSDLRPLRYATGEEIFGILGTDFLRKHIIEIDFDRGRFRIWSTFPRQWLNTSEKFPVSIQDGVPRVFADLPGNKSSSFIIDTGANASCLNKKIFDSLDKEGNLTFSASKRSFTLGGEIQSNSGYVKQLSVGPFVHQSVHLDRGSDSRFGLRYLSRYKVLIDFPKGDVYLQKSTKYSLPDSTATSGMSLIQIKGAKVVYAVKPKSPAGSSGVKPGDILVKINGRSCSDYDLFDLYGSCSDYDLFDLYELLTTKPGEVISLIFLRQDESRSVLIKLEKQISKITQ